Proteins from a genomic interval of Mycobacterium conspicuum:
- a CDS encoding DUF427 domain-containing protein, protein MGLAWQQGPLATGSVGHFLTETPLPPRLLFAEPLRRRMRVRFADRWIADSEDVVLLHEPGRYPVAYFPRDDIESGILIAEDRVTRHQDLGESRWFTVKAAGGEANHAAWQHTALPPHAAVLAGRVAFAWRAMDAFYEEDERIVGHAADAYHRIDIRSTSRHLVVRDGERVVADTPRPLALYESGFAPRWYVPREDVDESALKPVDGQTFCPYKGIASYYDIGGHKRAAWSYVNAWTEVGRVGNLVSFEPDKIDVYLDGKQLNLEPGQTVIPHGVDRGLDTDEVLGKA, encoded by the coding sequence ATGGGTTTGGCGTGGCAACAGGGCCCGCTCGCTACCGGGTCGGTGGGACACTTTCTCACCGAAACGCCGCTGCCACCGCGGCTGCTGTTCGCCGAGCCGTTGCGTCGCCGGATGCGGGTGCGTTTCGCTGATCGGTGGATCGCCGACAGCGAGGACGTCGTCCTGCTACACGAACCGGGCCGCTATCCGGTCGCCTACTTCCCACGGGATGACATCGAATCGGGGATTCTGATCGCCGAGGATCGGGTGACCCGGCACCAGGACCTCGGCGAATCACGCTGGTTCACGGTCAAGGCCGCCGGCGGCGAAGCCAACCATGCCGCGTGGCAGCACACCGCACTACCGCCGCACGCGGCGGTGCTGGCTGGGCGCGTCGCGTTTGCCTGGCGCGCCATGGACGCCTTCTACGAGGAAGACGAACGCATCGTCGGGCATGCCGCCGACGCCTACCATCGCATCGACATCCGTTCCACATCACGGCATCTCGTGGTACGAGACGGCGAACGCGTGGTCGCCGATACGCCCCGCCCGCTGGCGCTATACGAATCCGGCTTCGCGCCGCGCTGGTATGTGCCGCGCGAGGACGTCGACGAATCGGCGCTCAAACCCGTTGACGGGCAAACCTTCTGCCCGTACAAGGGCATCGCCTCCTACTACGACATCGGCGGCCACAAGCGTGCCGCCTGGTCCTACGTCAACGCCTGGACCGAGGTTGGGCGAGTCGGCAACCTGGTGTCCTTCGAGCCCGACAAGATCGACGTGTACCTCGACGGCAAACAGCTGAACCTCGAGCCGGGTCAAACCGTCATCCCGCACGGCGTTGACCGCGGGCTCGACACCGATGAGGTGCTGGGGAAAGCCTGA